The following are encoded together in the Paraburkholderia sp. BL10I2N1 genome:
- a CDS encoding PLP-dependent aminotransferase family protein has translation MAEDGSNSVTTGTRVALVMDALRERIASRSLMPGARVPSIRAMTDSLGVSKSTVVDAYDRLVAQGAIVSRRGSGFFVSGHAPPFALADLGPQLDREVDPLWLTRQSLEIGVKALKPGCGWMPASWMPEDGMRRALRAIARDPDAPLAEYASPPGLPALRQQVAWRLSQHGVDAAPEQIVLTDGGTQALDLVCRFLLEPGDTVLIDDPCYFNFQALLRAHRVRTVGVPYTPSGPDLERFERALIEHRPRLYVTNSAIHNPTGATLAPTIAHRLLKLAAEHDLLIVEDDIFADFEDEPAPRLAAFDGLARVVTIGSYSKTLSAAVRCGYIAARADWIEPLIDLKLATSFGNGQLAASVVHRLLVDGTYRRHLESVRAKLADAMGDTVRRLRQAGLQIWTRPRAGMFIWAQLPDTLDAADVARHALADNVVFAPGNVFSVSQSAAGFLRFNASQCNRPKVYEALQRAMERSARS, from the coding sequence ATGGCGGAAGATGGCAGCAACAGCGTGACGACAGGCACGCGCGTCGCGCTCGTGATGGACGCGCTGCGCGAGCGGATCGCGAGCCGCTCGCTGATGCCCGGCGCGCGCGTGCCGTCGATCCGTGCCATGACCGACTCGCTCGGCGTGTCGAAGTCGACGGTGGTCGATGCATATGACAGGCTGGTCGCGCAAGGGGCAATCGTGTCGCGGCGCGGGTCCGGGTTCTTCGTATCCGGCCACGCGCCGCCGTTTGCGCTGGCGGATCTCGGGCCGCAGCTCGATCGCGAAGTCGATCCGTTGTGGCTTACGCGCCAGTCGCTCGAAATCGGCGTCAAGGCGCTCAAGCCTGGCTGTGGCTGGATGCCGGCGTCATGGATGCCGGAGGACGGCATGCGCCGCGCGTTGCGGGCGATTGCCCGGGACCCGGACGCGCCGCTCGCCGAATATGCATCGCCGCCCGGCTTGCCCGCGCTGCGTCAACAGGTCGCGTGGCGGCTGTCGCAGCATGGCGTCGACGCAGCGCCGGAGCAGATCGTTCTGACCGACGGCGGCACGCAGGCGCTCGACCTCGTGTGCCGCTTCCTGCTGGAACCGGGCGACACGGTACTGATCGACGATCCCTGCTATTTCAACTTTCAGGCGCTGCTGCGTGCGCATCGCGTGCGCACGGTCGGCGTGCCGTACACACCGTCGGGACCGGACCTCGAACGATTCGAACGCGCGCTGATCGAGCATCGGCCGAGGCTTTATGTGACGAATTCCGCGATCCACAATCCCACCGGCGCCACGCTTGCGCCGACAATCGCGCATCGTCTGCTGAAACTGGCCGCGGAGCACGATCTGCTGATCGTCGAAGACGACATCTTCGCCGACTTCGAAGACGAGCCTGCGCCGCGCCTCGCTGCGTTCGACGGTCTCGCGCGCGTGGTGACGATCGGCAGCTACTCGAAGACGCTGTCGGCGGCGGTGCGATGCGGCTACATCGCGGCGCGCGCGGACTGGATCGAACCCTTGATCGATCTGAAACTTGCGACGTCGTTCGGCAACGGGCAGCTCGCGGCCAGCGTCGTCCACCGCCTGCTGGTGGACGGCACGTATCGGCGCCATCTGGAGAGCGTGCGTGCAAAACTCGCCGACGCGATGGGCGATACGGTGCGGCGTCTGAGGCAGGCGGGACTGCAGATCTGGACGCGTCCGCGCGCCGGCATGTTCATCTGGGCGCAACTGCCAGACACGCTCGACGCTGCCGACGTCGCGCGTCACGCGTTGGCCGACAACGTCGTGTTCGCGCCAGGCAATGTGTTCAGCGTGTCGCAATCGGCGGCGGGATTTTTACGGTTCAACGCGTCGCAATGTAACCGGCCGAAAGTGTACGAGGCGCTGCAGCGCGCGATGGAGCGCTCAGCGCGGTCATAG
- a CDS encoding TetR/AcrR family transcriptional regulator, giving the protein MDMAKSKLSDRAAQAEATDGVSASAGAMADVPEAAAVAARRPGRPTGSARGPDQRARLLDTALALFARQGILDTTLGAIAREAGVTPAMVHYYFKTRDQLLDVLIDERFLPLRAAMGGPFQANTDDPVAAITQLARRLVDVATEHPWFAPLWVREVISEGGLLKQRMHERFGDAHQKASLECIAKWQKEGRLNADLEPSLVFLSLLGLTILPLATSKVWRNDPVRRQISAQDIARHAVALLVNGVGPQGVKR; this is encoded by the coding sequence ATGGATATGGCAAAGTCAAAACTCAGTGATCGTGCGGCGCAGGCAGAAGCGACTGACGGTGTATCTGCCTCAGCAGGCGCAATGGCCGACGTGCCGGAAGCAGCGGCCGTTGCAGCCCGTCGGCCGGGGCGCCCCACGGGAAGCGCGCGAGGCCCGGACCAGCGCGCGAGGCTGCTCGACACTGCGCTCGCGCTGTTCGCGCGGCAGGGCATCCTCGATACGACGCTAGGCGCGATCGCGCGCGAGGCCGGCGTTACGCCCGCGATGGTCCATTACTACTTCAAAACGCGCGATCAGTTGCTGGACGTGCTGATCGACGAACGCTTTCTGCCGTTGCGGGCGGCCATGGGCGGTCCGTTTCAGGCGAACACCGACGATCCCGTTGCGGCGATTACGCAGCTGGCGCGCAGGCTGGTCGATGTCGCGACCGAGCATCCATGGTTTGCACCCCTCTGGGTGCGCGAAGTGATCAGCGAGGGCGGCCTCCTGAAGCAGCGCATGCACGAACGCTTTGGCGACGCCCATCAGAAGGCGTCGCTCGAGTGCATCGCGAAGTGGCAGAAAGAAGGCCGGCTGAACGCGGATCTGGAGCCGTCGCTGGTGTTTCTGTCGCTGCTCGGGCTGACGATCCTGCCGCTTGCGACATCGAAGGTGTGGCGCAACGATCCGGTGCGGCGTCAGATCAGCGCGCAAGACATCGCGCGACACGCGGTCGCGCTACTTGTGAATGGCGTAGGCCCGCAGGGCGTCAAACGCTGA
- a CDS encoding zinc ribbon domain-containing protein has translation MSTQTTPGQSFPTPCKRCGGALYPPDDTCPWCGASHAVAYGIRQKAAGHALPPDDPDTHVPGAAQSATQHAAHHPHLMLPDTPIAPLSMPVPLWKSLGKWIFTKGLVVVLLFGALLYAGYALFGDHKDSTTDEPATKTATGTIVPYEPASAPSARQGVASISPSPTTPAPAPPVAHVPLPVAPAGLAPAPVVLPPLPPRGITKHRDVPEALQAARASLQANDLTGAQAVLAEVLVAQPDNADARLMQQDLLQRQTKRDHAMSNANVCAADRLWSCVRHNATDALAIDATNPNVRALLERSIREAGWNTPALPTARGGAQATAPTAPTIATANPPPARPAKRGNANAQIPVANTPAPAPAPTPTPTPTPTPATATATAAAAAAATSGTDPNSVDARIRAIVESGWSHPAPRAATPASAAPAAP, from the coding sequence ATGTCCACCCAGACTACTCCTGGCCAGAGTTTCCCGACGCCATGCAAACGCTGCGGCGGCGCACTGTATCCGCCCGACGATACCTGTCCGTGGTGCGGCGCAAGTCATGCAGTTGCGTATGGCATCCGCCAGAAAGCGGCAGGGCATGCGTTGCCGCCCGACGACCCCGATACGCATGTGCCTGGCGCCGCGCAATCCGCTACCCAGCATGCCGCGCATCATCCGCACCTCATGCTGCCCGACACGCCAATTGCGCCGCTCAGCATGCCGGTGCCGCTGTGGAAAAGCCTCGGCAAGTGGATTTTCACCAAGGGTCTCGTGGTGGTCCTGCTCTTCGGCGCGCTGCTGTACGCGGGCTATGCGTTGTTTGGCGACCACAAGGACTCCACGACTGACGAACCCGCAACGAAAACCGCAACGGGCACCATCGTCCCGTACGAACCGGCCTCTGCCCCCAGCGCACGACAGGGCGTTGCGTCGATTTCCCCATCACCGACCACGCCCGCGCCTGCCCCTCCGGTAGCGCATGTTCCTTTGCCTGTTGCGCCCGCAGGGCTCGCGCCAGCGCCCGTTGTCCTGCCGCCGCTGCCGCCGCGCGGGATAACGAAACATCGGGACGTGCCCGAGGCCCTGCAGGCGGCGCGCGCCAGCCTGCAGGCGAATGATCTGACCGGCGCTCAGGCAGTGCTGGCTGAAGTGCTCGTCGCCCAGCCGGACAATGCGGATGCGCGGCTCATGCAGCAGGACCTGCTACAGCGCCAGACGAAACGCGACCACGCGATGAGCAATGCGAACGTGTGCGCGGCTGACCGTCTGTGGAGTTGCGTGCGCCACAACGCCACCGACGCGCTCGCGATCGATGCGACCAACCCCAACGTGAGAGCGCTACTCGAACGTTCGATACGCGAAGCGGGCTGGAACACGCCAGCCCTGCCGACCGCGCGCGGTGGCGCACAGGCGACGGCGCCCACGGCGCCCACCATCGCCACGGCCAACCCGCCTCCGGCCAGGCCCGCGAAACGCGGCAACGCGAACGCACAGATTCCGGTCGCAAACACCCCTGCACCAGCCCCGGCGCCGACGCCGACGCCGACGCCGACGCCGACGCCGGCGACTGCGACTGCGACTGCGGCTGCGGCTGCGGCTGCGACATCAGGCACGGACCCCAACAGCGTCGACGCCAGAATCCGCGCGATTGTCGAATCCGGCTGGAGTCATCCCGCGCCACGCGCCGCGACACCGGCATCTGCCGCACCCGCCGCGCCCTGA
- a CDS encoding flagellar transcriptional regulator FlhD — MGTTDSLDFVRDFNLAYLSLVQSLLREDRTAGMARFCLTPEVADILIGLSAAQLGKLAVAPHVLCHFRFHAQPTLAALSDSPHPAGAALATGSSVCQTTALPL; from the coding sequence ATGGGCACAACCGACTCACTCGACTTCGTGCGGGATTTCAATCTCGCGTACCTGTCGCTGGTCCAGAGCCTGTTGCGTGAAGACAGGACAGCGGGCATGGCGCGCTTCTGCCTGACGCCTGAAGTCGCTGACATCCTGATCGGGCTTTCGGCCGCGCAGCTTGGGAAGCTGGCCGTCGCGCCACACGTGCTGTGTCATTTTCGCTTCCACGCGCAGCCCACGCTGGCAGCCCTGTCGGATTCGCCACACCCTGCCGGCGCAGCGTTGGCAACTGGATCGTCAGTCTGCCAAACCACCGCTTTACCCCTGTAA
- a CDS encoding DMT family transporter codes for MQKTTNGWLSGFVGMLIFSGSLPATRIAIQGFDPVFLTVARAAIAGTLGLALLLVFRQTRPAKRDFLPLAMVALGVVVGFPLLTALALRHITAAHAVVFIGLLPLATAIFGVMRGGERPQPAFWLCSVIGSATVVAFALRNGVDASPVGDLLMIAAIVVCGLGYAEGARLSRHLGGWQVISWALVLSLPVMLPLTWWVRPASFDGISHAALWGLAYVSLFSMLIGFVFWYRGLALGGIAGVGQLQLLQPFFGLALAALLLHEAVPPEMVFVTVIVVACVAGARRFAKRTPVHRPAA; via the coding sequence ATGCAAAAAACAACGAACGGCTGGCTCAGCGGTTTCGTCGGCATGCTGATCTTCAGCGGCTCGCTGCCCGCGACGCGTATCGCGATTCAAGGATTCGATCCGGTCTTTCTGACCGTGGCGCGCGCCGCCATCGCCGGCACGTTAGGGCTCGCGTTGCTTCTGGTGTTTCGTCAAACGCGCCCTGCGAAGCGCGATTTCCTGCCACTGGCGATGGTGGCGCTCGGCGTCGTCGTGGGCTTTCCGCTGCTCACCGCGCTGGCACTGCGGCACATCACCGCCGCGCATGCGGTGGTGTTCATCGGCCTGTTGCCGCTCGCAACGGCGATCTTCGGTGTCATGCGCGGCGGCGAGCGCCCGCAACCGGCGTTCTGGCTATGCTCCGTCATCGGCAGCGCCACCGTGGTCGCGTTCGCCTTGCGCAATGGCGTCGATGCGTCGCCGGTCGGCGACCTGCTGATGATCGCGGCGATCGTCGTCTGCGGCCTCGGTTACGCGGAAGGCGCACGGCTGTCGCGGCATCTCGGCGGCTGGCAGGTGATCTCGTGGGCACTGGTGCTGTCGTTGCCGGTGATGCTGCCGCTGACATGGTGGGTGCGTCCGGCGTCGTTCGACGGCATCAGTCACGCCGCGCTCTGGGGTCTCGCGTACGTATCGCTTTTCAGCATGCTGATCGGCTTCGTGTTCTGGTATCGAGGGCTCGCGCTGGGCGGTATTGCCGGGGTTGGACAATTACAGCTGTTGCAGCCCTTCTTCGGCCTCGCGCTCGCCGCGCTGTTGCTGCACGAAGCGGTGCCGCCGGAGATGGTCTTCGTGACGGTTATCGTCGTCGCTTGCGTGGCGGGTGCGCGGCGGTTTGCGAAGCGCACACCGGTGCACAGACCGGCGGCTTGA
- a CDS encoding TAXI family TRAP transporter solute-binding subunit — protein sequence MFKNILAGLIVLALASSTALAADAHYKIVTGPERGTYIQIGADLAKWVADPAGIELEVMPSKGSAENVQRMRFEPGVKLALVQSDVYQAYVDMANSGNADAGTTIRPLRLIMPLYDEEIYFVVRADSPLKSINDIKNQNMSVGLIGSGTAQSATTLYRLMFGQPIPEQNAQHLSNEDALAALIVGKIDVAIVVAGQPAKLFTDMNPELLQKIRLLKLDPAAPETARAKQAYYPATIRTSSYPNWIKDDVQTLTVKAFLVTYDYNLRDTVGKLDRFADSLCTNFDNLQEHGHPKWKQVKLELPDLGKGWKYYPPMEKRLRACIAHKSAGATATPAAATPEETVQKASKPPCSEQERLLLLCGK from the coding sequence ATGTTCAAGAACATTCTGGCGGGACTGATCGTACTGGCGCTGGCTTCGTCAACCGCGCTGGCGGCCGATGCGCACTACAAGATCGTCACCGGGCCGGAGCGCGGCACGTACATCCAGATTGGTGCGGATCTGGCGAAGTGGGTCGCCGACCCGGCCGGCATCGAGCTGGAGGTGATGCCGTCGAAAGGCTCCGCCGAAAACGTGCAGCGCATGCGCTTCGAGCCGGGTGTCAAGCTCGCGCTGGTGCAGTCCGACGTGTATCAGGCCTACGTGGACATGGCGAACAGCGGCAATGCCGATGCGGGTACAACGATTCGACCGTTGCGCCTGATCATGCCGCTCTATGACGAGGAAATCTATTTCGTCGTGCGTGCAGATTCGCCGCTCAAGAGCATCAACGATATCAAGAACCAGAACATGAGCGTCGGACTGATCGGCAGCGGCACGGCGCAATCGGCAACGACGCTCTATCGCCTGATGTTCGGCCAGCCGATTCCCGAGCAAAACGCGCAGCACCTGTCCAACGAGGACGCGCTCGCCGCGTTGATCGTGGGGAAGATCGATGTGGCAATCGTCGTTGCGGGCCAGCCAGCGAAGCTTTTCACCGACATGAATCCCGAACTGTTGCAGAAGATCCGGCTTCTCAAGCTCGATCCAGCTGCGCCGGAAACCGCACGAGCGAAACAGGCCTACTATCCGGCCACGATCCGCACATCAAGCTATCCGAACTGGATAAAGGACGATGTGCAGACACTGACCGTCAAGGCCTTTCTCGTCACATACGACTACAACCTGCGCGACACCGTCGGCAAACTTGACCGCTTCGCCGACTCGCTCTGTACAAACTTCGACAACCTCCAGGAACACGGCCATCCGAAGTGGAAACAAGTGAAGCTCGAACTGCCCGATCTCGGCAAGGGCTGGAAATACTATCCGCCGATGGAAAAGCGCCTGCGTGCCTGTATCGCGCACAAGAGCGCCGGGGCGACTGCTACCCCTGCGGCAGCAACACCCGAAGAGACCGTCCAGAAAGCCAGCAAGCCCCCGTGCTCGGAGCAGGAAAGGCTCCTGCTGCTGTGCGGGAAGTAA
- a CDS encoding MDR family MFS transporter produces the protein MDQSTSLPAEHGSAAAPSSASAPAHPPIRILFPALLLVMLLAALDQTIVSTALPTIVGELGGLESLSWVVTAYLLTSTIVVPLYGKFGDLFGRKIVLQTAIVLFLIGSALCGVAQNMTQLILLRALQGLGGGGLLVITMAAIGDVIPPAERGRYQGMFGGVFGLATVIGPLLGGFLVEHLSWRWIFYINLPLGMVALLVIAAVFKPHTAHVRHTIDYMGAAFLASALTCVILFTSQGGTVLPWTSPELWFTLAVGIVCIGGFIYEERLAAEPIMPLQLFTQRTFLLSSLIGFIVGVSMFGSVTFLPMYLQVVKGSTPSQAGMQMLPMMGGVLVMSVITGRVISKIGKYRMFPIAGTFLVAVAMILLARLQISTPVHVMYLYMGVLGCGLGMVMQVLILAVQNTVEFKHMGVATSGATLFRSIGGSVGVAAFGAVFSNRLGARLSELIPAGTELPQSLGPTTIHQLPAALRDDYLQAFSSALHTVYLSAACVVVLAFALSWFLEDVPLRKHH, from the coding sequence ATGGACCAGTCCACCTCCTTACCCGCTGAACATGGCAGCGCCGCCGCGCCTTCGTCCGCGAGCGCGCCCGCGCACCCGCCGATACGCATCCTGTTTCCCGCACTGCTGCTGGTCATGTTGCTGGCGGCGCTCGACCAGACCATCGTGTCGACCGCCCTGCCTACCATCGTCGGCGAACTGGGCGGGCTGGAAAGCCTGTCGTGGGTGGTCACCGCTTACCTGCTGACCTCCACTATCGTCGTGCCGCTGTACGGCAAGTTCGGCGACCTCTTCGGCCGGAAAATCGTCCTGCAGACCGCCATCGTTCTGTTCCTGATCGGCTCGGCGCTGTGCGGCGTCGCGCAGAACATGACGCAGCTGATCCTGCTGCGCGCGCTGCAAGGTCTCGGCGGCGGCGGGTTGCTCGTCATTACGATGGCGGCGATCGGCGACGTGATTCCGCCTGCGGAGCGTGGCCGCTATCAGGGCATGTTCGGCGGCGTGTTCGGTCTTGCCACCGTGATCGGTCCGCTGCTCGGTGGCTTTCTCGTCGAGCATCTGTCCTGGCGCTGGATTTTCTACATTAACTTACCGCTCGGCATGGTCGCCCTGCTCGTGATCGCTGCCGTATTCAAGCCGCACACGGCGCACGTCAGGCACACCATCGACTACATGGGCGCCGCGTTCCTCGCGTCTGCGCTGACCTGCGTGATCCTGTTCACGAGCCAGGGCGGCACGGTGCTGCCGTGGACCTCGCCAGAGCTGTGGTTCACGCTCGCGGTCGGTATCGTCTGTATCGGCGGCTTCATCTATGAAGAACGTCTCGCCGCTGAACCGATCATGCCGCTTCAGCTGTTCACGCAACGCACGTTCTTGCTGAGCAGCCTGATCGGTTTCATCGTCGGCGTATCGATGTTCGGCTCGGTCACGTTTCTGCCGATGTATCTGCAGGTCGTCAAAGGCTCCACACCTTCGCAGGCCGGCATGCAAATGTTGCCGATGATGGGTGGCGTGCTGGTCATGTCGGTCATAACTGGACGGGTGATCAGCAAGATCGGTAAATATCGGATGTTCCCGATCGCAGGCACGTTCCTCGTCGCCGTCGCGATGATCCTGCTCGCACGGCTGCAGATCTCGACCCCGGTGCACGTGATGTATCTCTACATGGGTGTGCTCGGCTGCGGACTCGGCATGGTGATGCAGGTGTTGATTCTCGCGGTGCAGAACACCGTGGAGTTCAAACACATGGGCGTGGCCACGTCTGGCGCGACGCTGTTCCGCTCGATCGGCGGCTCGGTCGGTGTCGCCGCGTTTGGCGCGGTGTTTTCGAACCGGCTTGGCGCGCGTCTCTCGGAACTCATTCCCGCCGGCACCGAGTTGCCGCAGTCGCTCGGCCCCACGACGATCCACCAGTTGCCGGCCGCATTGCGTGACGATTATCTGCAGGCCTTCTCGAGTGCACTACATACCGTATATCTCTCGGCGGCATGCGTGGTCGTGCTCGCGTTTGCATTGTCGTGGTTCCTCGAAGACGTACCGTTGCGCAAGCATCATTGA
- a CDS encoding tetratricopeptide repeat-containing glycosyltransferase family protein has product MTQDIARTLAAAQQKFVGGQLDEAAALLNGVLATQPDRGEALEGLGYIAAKSGDYARAADLVTRALQVMPASRDQIYWAAEVCQLADRHDEAAALFERCLAQGPDHPPYLHGAALSLAKLGEHERALAMFERLLARNPSLFQVHYNRGNLLGTMGRYDEEIAAYRQAIALKPDFVRAHVNLGVALRDLHRFGEAMQQFKKAVTLDTNDAGARTNRAQTNLLRGEFEHGWREYEWRWRDGTQSLEFDAAVLWTGQQPLDGKTVLINREQGLGDTLQFVRYVGRLADAGARVVLRVQDVLVPLLQDYPGVAQLVGDSDAIPAFDYHVPLLSLPFAFRMRASDIPATVPYLRAEPGRLAQWDDVFEARSATGRPRVGVVWSGSRGHLNDHNRSLKLAQLTPLFDANAAFISLQKDVRDCDRDTLAQHEALHDVSDRLVTFADTAALVSRLDVVISVDTSVAHLAGALGKPVWIALPFTPDWRWQLERSDSPWYPQARLFRQTVRGDWSNVLSDLKNALNAWPALPGNP; this is encoded by the coding sequence ATGACGCAGGACATCGCCAGGACGCTCGCCGCTGCGCAGCAAAAGTTTGTCGGCGGACAACTCGACGAAGCTGCGGCGCTCCTGAACGGCGTGCTCGCCACGCAGCCCGATCGCGGGGAAGCGCTTGAAGGCCTCGGCTACATCGCGGCGAAAAGCGGTGACTACGCGCGCGCGGCCGATCTCGTCACGCGCGCGTTGCAGGTCATGCCCGCTTCGCGCGATCAGATTTACTGGGCAGCCGAGGTATGCCAGCTCGCCGATCGTCACGATGAAGCGGCGGCGCTCTTCGAACGCTGCCTCGCGCAGGGTCCGGATCACCCGCCTTATCTGCATGGCGCTGCGCTTTCGCTGGCAAAGCTCGGCGAGCACGAACGCGCACTGGCCATGTTCGAGCGGCTCCTTGCACGCAATCCGTCGCTCTTTCAGGTCCATTACAACCGGGGCAACCTGCTCGGCACCATGGGCCGGTACGACGAAGAAATCGCCGCCTACAGGCAGGCAATCGCGCTCAAGCCGGATTTCGTCCGGGCGCATGTGAATCTGGGTGTGGCGCTGCGCGATCTTCACCGTTTCGGCGAGGCAATGCAGCAGTTCAAGAAAGCGGTGACGCTCGACACGAATGACGCCGGTGCACGCACCAACCGCGCGCAGACCAACCTGCTGCGGGGTGAATTCGAGCACGGCTGGCGCGAATACGAATGGCGCTGGCGCGACGGCACGCAGAGCCTCGAGTTCGATGCGGCGGTGCTTTGGACCGGCCAGCAGCCACTCGACGGCAAAACGGTGCTGATCAACCGCGAACAGGGGCTGGGCGACACGCTGCAGTTTGTCCGCTACGTCGGCCGGCTGGCTGACGCGGGCGCGCGCGTGGTGTTGCGCGTGCAGGACGTGCTCGTGCCGCTGCTACAGGACTATCCGGGCGTCGCGCAACTCGTCGGCGACAGCGACGCGATTCCTGCATTCGACTATCACGTGCCGCTCCTCAGTCTGCCGTTCGCGTTCAGGATGCGCGCCTCCGACATTCCGGCAACGGTTCCGTACCTACGCGCGGAGCCGGGCAGGCTCGCGCAGTGGGATGACGTGTTCGAGGCGCGAAGCGCAACGGGCCGGCCGCGCGTGGGCGTCGTCTGGTCCGGCAGCCGGGGCCATCTGAACGACCACAACCGCTCGTTGAAGCTCGCGCAGCTTACCCCGCTGTTCGACGCGAACGCAGCGTTCATTTCGCTGCAAAAAGATGTGCGCGACTGCGACCGCGACACGCTCGCGCAGCATGAGGCATTGCACGACGTGTCCGACCGCCTCGTCACGTTCGCCGACACGGCGGCGCTGGTTTCCCGGCTCGATGTGGTGATCAGCGTCGATACGTCGGTCGCACATCTGGCCGGCGCGCTCGGCAAGCCGGTATGGATCGCGCTGCCGTTTACGCCCGACTGGCGCTGGCAGCTGGAGCGCAGCGACAGCCCCTGGTATCCGCAGGCGCGCCTCTTCCGTCAAACGGTTCGCGGCGACTGGTCAAACGTGCTGAGCGATCTGAAGAATGCACTGAACGCGTGGCCTGCGTTGCCAGGCAACCCGTAG
- a CDS encoding transposase, translating into MHFNEISDEEWALLAPLLSDATVAHGQRGRPRTQVRLVANAVLWVLTTGEPWSRLPGTYPSAPTCRCRFEGWRSTGALAQMLKVLADAGRTFYHGADTFLEGASTPPRRIGRQLREEGLRQVFWKNPATWQAPGSTPVRAHTADSFTEMTRQLAGPSSAGLVRVESHPPGNTVRFAQPPASPWMGLASHGKRILDPRGYVIYIAADPVADARFRGWAEIAKDAQRVARSGLVGPRFKSREAAQQFALEWARQWIDDETGLDRDDLDEAIIDVWQRNVRSG; encoded by the coding sequence ATGCACTTCAACGAGATCAGCGACGAAGAATGGGCCCTGCTTGCACCTCTTCTGTCGGATGCAACCGTCGCGCACGGCCAGCGCGGCCGGCCACGCACGCAGGTTCGCCTGGTGGCGAACGCAGTGCTGTGGGTCCTGACGACGGGCGAACCCTGGTCGAGGTTGCCGGGGACCTATCCATCGGCGCCGACCTGCCGGTGCCGGTTCGAGGGGTGGCGCTCGACTGGCGCATTGGCCCAGATGCTCAAGGTTCTCGCGGATGCGGGACGCACCTTCTACCATGGCGCGGATACGTTCCTCGAAGGCGCCAGCACCCCACCGCGACGGATCGGCCGCCAGCTCCGTGAAGAGGGGCTTCGCCAGGTATTCTGGAAAAACCCTGCTACGTGGCAGGCACCGGGCAGCACGCCCGTGCGTGCCCACACCGCGGATTCGTTCACTGAAATGACGAGGCAGCTCGCGGGTCCATCGAGTGCCGGGCTCGTTCGTGTCGAATCCCACCCGCCCGGGAACACCGTCCGGTTCGCCCAGCCGCCTGCCTCACCATGGATGGGCCTCGCGTCGCACGGCAAACGCATACTCGATCCGCGCGGCTACGTCATCTATATCGCCGCCGACCCGGTGGCGGATGCCCGGTTCCGCGGCTGGGCCGAGATCGCTAAGGACGCACAGCGCGTCGCGCGTTCCGGTCTTGTCGGTCCGCGCTTCAAGAGCCGGGAAGCTGCGCAGCAATTCGCCCTCGAATGGGCGCGGCAATGGATCGACGACGAGACCGGTCTCGACAGGGATGACCTCGACGAGGCAATCATCGACGTGTGGCAACGAAACGTCCGCTCCGGCTAA
- a CDS encoding glutathione binding-like protein, translating into MTITLYAWGTPNGRKVSVALEEMELPYTVKPVNIGMGDQFQQQFLSISPNNKIPAILDTDSPDGQPISVFESGAILLYLGEKTGKFLPKDLRQRVPVLEWLMWQMSGFGPMPGQVHHFAALESEIDRRYGLKRFSEETRRLYGVLDRRLQDNEFVAGELSVADFAILGWAWRHERHKVDLADFPNVRRWYEALFARPGVQRGFAAKLD; encoded by the coding sequence ATGACGATTACGTTGTATGCCTGGGGCACGCCGAATGGCCGCAAGGTCAGCGTTGCCCTCGAAGAAATGGAACTGCCGTACACGGTCAAGCCTGTCAACATCGGCATGGGCGACCAGTTCCAGCAGCAATTCCTGAGCATCAGCCCGAATAACAAGATTCCGGCGATCCTCGATACCGACAGTCCGGATGGCCAGCCGATCAGCGTCTTCGAATCCGGCGCGATCCTGCTGTATCTCGGTGAAAAGACCGGCAAATTCCTGCCGAAAGATCTGCGCCAGCGCGTGCCGGTGCTGGAATGGCTGATGTGGCAGATGAGCGGCTTTGGTCCGATGCCCGGTCAGGTCCATCATTTCGCCGCACTCGAATCGGAAATCGACCGTCGCTACGGACTGAAGCGCTTCTCCGAAGAAACGCGGCGTCTGTATGGCGTGCTCGACCGGCGGCTGCAGGACAACGAATTCGTGGCGGGCGAGCTGTCGGTGGCGGACTTCGCGATCCTCGGCTGGGCCTGGCGACACGAACGCCACAAAGTCGACCTCGCCGATTTTCCGAACGTGCGACGCTGGTATGAAGCGCTGTTTGCGCGACCGGGCGTGCAGCGCGGATTCGCTGCGAAGCTCGATTGA